The segment AGCACGAAGAAGCTATTAGAATGATTGGATACAAATCAGCAATATACCTTGGAAAAGCTGGTAAGGATTTAGAACCAGATGAAGTAAAAACATTTGAAACTCTACCAATACTTGAACAAGTTAAACAGTATCCAGAATTACCAAAAGTAATTTATGTATACATGTTACAAAGCCAAGGATTATTACATGATACTTATGTATATGGCGTAGATGCTAAGAAAATAGTTCCAACATTTATATATCCAACAGAGGTATTTGATGGAGCAATAGTTAGTGGTAACTGCGTATCTGCATGTGATAAGAACCCATCATATGTTCATATGAATCATCCAATAATTGAAGAATTATATGATAGACATGGAAAAGATATAAACTTCTTAGGTTGCGTTATAACTAATGAAAATGTATATCTTGCAGATAAAGAAAGATCTTCAAACTGGACAGCTAAATTAGTTGAATTCTTAGGAGCAGATGCAGTTATAATATCAGAAGAAGGCTTTGGTAATCCAGATGCTGACTTAGTTATGAATTGTAACAAAATAACTGATAAAGGTATAAAGACTGTTCTTGTTACTGATGAGTATGCAGGACAAGATGGTGCATCTCAATCTTTAGCAGATTCAACTCCAAAAGGCGATGCAGTTGTAACTGGCGGTAACGCAAATGGTGTTGTTATATTACCTCCAATGAAAAAGGTAATAGGACATCCAGAAGCTGCAAACACAATTGCCGGTGGACACGTAGGAAGCTTAAGAGAAGATGGATCAATTGAAGCTGAAATTCAGGTTATTACAGGAGCTACAAGTGAAGTAGGATTCAACTACTTAACAGCTAGAGGATATTAAATTTTAGGATAAACACTATAAATTCCAACAGAAAACATTGAAAACAGAAAGGATGATAACAATGTTAAAAGGTAAAAAAGTTATCGCTATAGGCGATAGAGATGGAATACCAGGCCCAGCAATACAAGCTTGTGTTGAAAGTGCTGGTGCAGAAGTAATATTTGCATCTACAGAATGCTTTGTTTGAACAGCCGCAGGAGCTATGGATCTGGAGATCCAACAAAGAGTAAAGGACTTAACTGAAAAGCACGGTCCTGAAAATGTAGTAGTTGTTTTAGGTGGAGCTGAAGGTGAAGCTTCAGGACTTTCTGCTGAGACAGTTGCTAATGGAGACCCAACATTTGCAGGCCCTCTTGCAGGTGTAGCATTAGGACTTGGAGTATATCACGTTGTAGAACCAGAAGTTAAAGATGAATGTGATAGTGCAGTTTATGATGAACAATGTGGGATGATGGAAATGGTTCTAGATGTTGATGACATAATAAATGAAGTTAAATCAGTAAGAGAAGATTTTTCAAAGTATAATAAATAAGAACCCAGTTAGTTAGCCTAGAAAGGGGGAGGAAAAGTGATTAAAGTAGTTCACTATATAAATCAATTCTACGCTGGAATAGGCGGAGAAGATAAAGCTGATTATAAACCAGAAGTAAGGGAAGGTTATGTTGGTCCAGGTATGGGACTTAACGGATTATTAAAAAAAGATGGTGTTGAAATTGTTGCAACAATAATATGTGGTGATTCATATTTCAACGAAAACATGGATGAAGCAAAAGCTGAAATCATTGAAATGATTAAGAAATATAGCCCAGATTTATTCATAGCAGGTCCAGCATTTAATGCAGGAAGATATGGTGTTGCATGCGGTGCTATAGCTAAAGAAGTTAAGGAAAAACTTAACATACCAGTTTTAAGTGCAATGTATATTGAAAATCCAGGTGCAGATATGTACAAGAAGGATTTATATATTGTTTCAACAAGAAACAGTGCAGTAGGTATGAGACAAGCGCTTCCTGCAATAGCTAAATTAGCTATAAAACTTGCTAAAAATGAAGAAGTAGGTTCTCCTAAAGAAGAAGGATACATTGAAAGAGGAATAAGAAAGAACTGCTTTGCTGAAGAAAGAGGAGCTAAAAGAGCAGTTGATATGCTTGTTAAAAAGATAAAAGGTGAAGAATTTGTAACAGAATTCCCAATGCCTAGTTTTGATAGAGTAGATCCAAACCCAGCAGTTAAAGATATAACAAAATCTAAAATTGCTATTGTTACATCTGGTGGTATTGTTCCTAAGGGAAACCCAGATCATATTGAATCTTCAAATGCATCTCACTATGGAAAATACGACATCGAAGGTGTTATGGATTTAAATGAAGAAACTTATGAAACAGCACATGGTGGATATGATCCAACTTATGCAAATGAAGACTCAGATAGAGTTATACCAGTTGATGTATTGAGAGAAATGGAAAAAGAAGGAAAAATAGGTTCTCTTCATAGATATTACTACTCAACAGTTGGTAATGGAACTGCTGTTGCTTCAACTAAGAAATTTGGTGAAGAAATAGTTGCTGAATTAAAAGCTGACGGTGTAGATGCAGTTATATTAACTTCTACATGAGGAACTTGTACTCGTTGCGGTGCAACGTTAGTTAAAGAAATTGAAAGAGGCGGAATTCCAGTAGTTCATATGTGTACTGTAGTTCCAATATCATTAACAGTTGGTGCTAACAGAATAGTTCCAACAATAGCTATACCACATCCATTAGGAAATCCTTCTTTATCTAAAGAAGATGAATACGAATTAAGAAAGAAATTAGTTGTAAAAGCATTGAAAGCTCTTGAAACTGAAGTTGACGGACAGACTGTTTTTGAAGACTAATTACTACTAAATTTTTCATAAAAGTGTTTGGGAACTTTAAGTTCCCGACACTTTTTATAA is part of the Haloimpatiens sp. FM7315 genome and harbors:
- a CDS encoding glycine/sarcosine/betaine reductase component B subunit, giving the protein MRLELGKIFIKDMQFGNETKVENGVLYINKEELLSEVSGDERISSIDFDIVRPGEEVRIIPVKDVIEPRVKVEGKGGIFPGFISKVDVVGSGRTNVLKGAAVVTTGKIVGFQEGIIDMSGEGAKYTPFSKTCNLVVVCEPKEGINQHQHEEAIRMIGYKSAIYLGKAGKDLEPDEVKTFETLPILEQVKQYPELPKVIYVYMLQSQGLLHDTYVYGVDAKKIVPTFIYPTEVFDGAIVSGNCVSACDKNPSYVHMNHPIIEELYDRHGKDINFLGCVITNENVYLADKERSSNWTAKLVEFLGADAVIISEEGFGNPDADLVMNCNKITDKGIKTVLVTDEYAGQDGASQSLADSTPKGDAVVTGGNANGVVILPPMKKVIGHPEAANTIAGGHVGSLREDGSIEAEIQVITGATSEVGFNYLTARGY
- the grdA gene encoding glycine/sarcosine/betaine reductase complex selenoprotein A — translated: MLKGKKVIAIGDRDGIPGPAIQACVESAGAEVIFASTECFVUTAAGAMDLEIQQRVKDLTEKHGPENVVVVLGGAEGEASGLSAETVANGDPTFAGPLAGVALGLGVYHVVEPEVKDECDSAVYDEQCGMMEMVLDVDDIINEVKSVREDFSKYNK
- the grdB gene encoding glycine reductase complex selenoprotein B, with translation MIKVVHYINQFYAGIGGEDKADYKPEVREGYVGPGMGLNGLLKKDGVEIVATIICGDSYFNENMDEAKAEIIEMIKKYSPDLFIAGPAFNAGRYGVACGAIAKEVKEKLNIPVLSAMYIENPGADMYKKDLYIVSTRNSAVGMRQALPAIAKLAIKLAKNEEVGSPKEEGYIERGIRKNCFAEERGAKRAVDMLVKKIKGEEFVTEFPMPSFDRVDPNPAVKDITKSKIAIVTSGGIVPKGNPDHIESSNASHYGKYDIEGVMDLNEETYETAHGGYDPTYANEDSDRVIPVDVLREMEKEGKIGSLHRYYYSTVGNGTAVASTKKFGEEIVAELKADGVDAVILTSTUGTCTRCGATLVKEIERGGIPVVHMCTVVPISLTVGANRIVPTIAIPHPLGNPSLSKEDEYELRKKLVVKALKALETEVDGQTVFED